One Prinia subflava isolate CZ2003 ecotype Zambia chromosome 17, Cam_Psub_1.2, whole genome shotgun sequence DNA segment encodes these proteins:
- the IGFALS gene encoding insulin-like growth factor-binding protein complex acid labile subunit: protein MSAGKAGIPLLLPLALLLAAASQPPGGDPPKELGDGEGPRCPSLCACSLDDYSEELNVFCSGRNLTRLPEDVPPNAKALWLDGNNFTQLPAAAFRNLSALDFLDLQSSQLGSVEQHAFHGLRGLYHLHLERNHLRHLAPHTFLHTQNLVSLSLNNNHFSKVEEGLFAGLSNLWYLNLGWNSLVVLPDKVFHDLPNLRELILAGNKLPYLQQQLFCCLTELKELDLSGNALKGIKINVFVKLQKLQKLYLNHNQINAIAPRAFMGMKSLRWLDLSHNRLVSLYEDTFLGLLSLHVLRLSTNSITSLRPRTFKDLQFLEELQLGHNRIRSLVERTFEGLGQLEVLSLNNNQLQDVRPGAFLGLHNVAVMHLSANCIKVLPDFVFKGVTKLHSLHLEHSCVGRIRANTFSGLSSLRRLFLQHNSISLIEDQSFSELHELLELDLKHNRLSHLSPRLFMGLSNLEYLFLSSNQLLEISQDTFSPLQRLFWLDLSHNQLETLDTSIIFPLANLRYLSLRNNSLETFSVAFLCPPFALEQLWLGGNNWHCNCSLKGLRDFSLQHPAVVPRFVQSVAEGDDTHVPIYTYNNLTCLQPPGLAGLDLRDTAQESFAHC, encoded by the exons ATGAGCGCAGGCAAAG CAGGCAtccccctcctgctccccctggccctgctgctggctgccgCCTCCCAGCCCCCCGGGGGGGACCCCCCGAAGGAGCTGGGGGACGGGGAGGGCCCGCGCTGCCCCAGCCTCTGCGCCTGCAGCCTGGACGATTACAGCGAGGAGCTGAACGTCTTCTGCAGCGGCCGCAACCTGACGCGCCTGCCCGAGGATGTGCCCCCCAACGCCAAAGCCCTGTGGCTGGACGGCAACAACTTCACGCAGCTGCCGGCCGCTGCCTTCAGGAATTTATCTGCGCTGGACTTCCTggacctgcagagcagccagctggGCTCCGTGGAGCAGCACGCCTTCCACGGCCTGCGCGGCCTCTACCACCTGCACCTGGAGCGCAACCACCTCAGGCACCTGGCCCCGCACACCTTCCTGCACACCCAGAACCTCGTGTCCCTCAGCCTCAACAACAACCACTTCAGCAAGGTGGAGGAAGGGCTGTTTGCTGGGCTCTCCAACCTCTGGTACCTGAACCTGGGCTGGAACTCACTGGTGGTGCTGCCTGACAAGGTGTTCCACGACCTGCCCAACCTGAGGGAGCTGATCCTGGCTGGGAACAAGCTGCCctacctccagcagcagctcttctgctgcctcaccgagctgaaggagctggacCTGAGCGGAAACGCGCTCAAGGGCATCAAGATCAACGTCTTTGTCaagctgcagaagctgcagaagCTGTACCTGAACCACAACCAGATCAACGCCATCGCACCCCGCGCCTTCATGGGCATGAAGTCGCTGCGGTGGCTGGACCTGTCCCACAACCGCCTGGTCTCGCTCTATGAGGACACCTTCCTGGGCTTGCTGAGCCTGCACGTGCTGCGCCTGTCCACCAACTCCATCACCAGCCTGAGGCCCAGGACCTTCAAGGACCTGCAgttcctggaggagctgcagctggggcacaACCGGATCCGGAGCCTGGTGGAAAGGACCTTCGAGGGGCTGGGCCAGCTGGAGGTGCTCAGCCTCAACAACAACCAACTACAGGACGTCAGGCCCGGGGccttcctggggctgcacaATGTGGCGGTGATGCACTTGTCTGCCAACTGCATCAAGGTCCTGCCCGACTTTGTCTTCAAGGGGGTCACCAAGCTGCACAGCCTCCACCTGGAGCACAGCTGTGTGGGCAGGATCCGGGCCAACACCTTCTCTGGGCTCTCCAGCCTGCGGCGccttttcctgcagcacaaCAGCATCTCTCTCATCGAGGACCAGAGCTTCAGCGAATTGCATGAGCTCCTGGAGCTTGACCTGAAGCACAACAGGCTGAGCCACCTCTCGCCCCGGCTCTTCATGGGGCTGAGCAACCTGGAGTATCTGTTCCTCTCCTCCAACCAGCTCCTGGAGATCTCCCAGGACACCTTCAGCCCGCTCCAGAGACTCTTCTGGCTTGACCTCTCCCACAACCAGCTGGAGACACTGGACACCAGCATCATCTTCCCCCTGGCCAACCTGCGGTACCTCAGCCTGAGGAACAACTCCCTGGAGACCTTCTCGGTGGCATTCCTGTGCCCCCCCTTcgccctggagcagctgtggctgggggGCAACAACTGGCACTGCAACTGCTCGCTGAAGGGCCTGCGGGacttctccctgcagcaccccgCCGTGGTGCCGCGCTTCGTGCAGTCGGTGGCCGAGGGGGACGACACCCACGTCCCCATCTACACCTACAACAACCtcacctgcctgcagcccccggggctggcggggctggACCTCCGTGACACTGCCCAGGAGAGCTTTGctc